A portion of the Cetobacterium ceti genome contains these proteins:
- a CDS encoding DUF3427 domain-containing protein, with protein sequence MIKNKFLSNSNNQKIIMSIREELLNCEEFIISVAFITESGLTLILEQLKVLEEKNIKGKILTGDYLNFTEPKALERLLKYKNIQLKMIKNENFHGKGYFFKKKDRWNLIIGSSNLTQGALTKNLEWNLMVNSHKEEEVSKAILNEFNEIFYRLENLTLKDIEEYKENYIITKNYFKNTKMIKNNKKDIKPNLMQKKALENLENLRKNGKNKGLLISATGTGKTYLSAFHVKEVNPKKILFIAHRKTILNSAKKTFENIIKNKKMNIYDGKNEKEEYLFAMVQTLNKDEHLNNFSKDYFDYIIIDEVHHSGAKTYQKIIEYFKPKFFLGMTATPERNDDFDIYKLFDYNIAFEIRLHDALKENLLCPFHYFGIKDISIDGKILDEKANIKDLTLDKRVEHIIEKSNYYGYSGDKLHGLIFVSKKEEAQILTQKLNEKGISSKALLSDDSDEIREQAIKDLENGKLKFLLTVDIFNEGVDIPCINQVILLRPTESAIVYVQQIGRGLRKNKNKDYLVILDFIGNYERNFLIPVGISQNNSYDKDYLKRFLINGTNLIPGESSITFEKIVQEQIFENINKAIFSNRKNIEHDYKLLKKQLGRIPFLNDFFEKNFIEPSVILKYKKTYDDILQLFEKKENLGNLNKNEKNYLEFLSVFFTPSKRSFEMEILSYFIWNKHGKLENIHKFLENKYNKNLNIEYIENAIFHLSKEIFTSLSTMKKYTSFIAKNENEYFLNEDFINSIENNDYFRKLIEDLIVYNKNYALKYYREAMEESIIKHKEYTKQEGFWYLNMDYNNGYQVGGYTIFHEEKKVLLFIGLEDSGEDFIYKNRLYSKNTFNWFSKKNRVLKRKGEYTKEGLIGENYYTLEVFMKKKSGENFFYMGQVGKVLEAIEHVDEKVIEYKLQLKYNIEKTLFEYLNIY encoded by the coding sequence ATGATAAAAAATAAATTTTTAAGTAATAGTAATAATCAAAAAATTATTATGAGTATAAGAGAGGAACTTTTAAATTGTGAGGAATTTATAATTTCAGTAGCTTTTATTACAGAAAGTGGATTGACTTTAATTTTAGAGCAATTAAAAGTTTTAGAAGAAAAAAATATAAAGGGAAAAATTTTAACTGGAGATTATTTAAATTTTACAGAACCAAAGGCTCTTGAAAGGCTTTTAAAATATAAAAATATTCAATTAAAAATGATAAAAAATGAAAATTTTCATGGAAAAGGATATTTTTTTAAAAAGAAAGATAGATGGAATTTGATAATCGGAAGTAGTAATTTAACACAGGGTGCTCTAACAAAAAATTTAGAGTGGAATTTAATGGTTAATAGTCATAAAGAAGAAGAAGTGAGTAAAGCAATTTTAAATGAATTTAATGAAATTTTTTATAGACTAGAAAATTTGACTTTAAAAGACATTGAAGAATACAAAGAAAATTATATTATTACAAAAAACTATTTTAAAAATACTAAAATGATAAAAAATAATAAAAAAGATATAAAACCTAATTTAATGCAGAAAAAAGCTCTTGAAAATCTAGAAAATTTAAGAAAAAATGGGAAAAATAAAGGTTTATTAATAAGTGCAACTGGAACAGGAAAAACATATTTAAGCGCTTTTCATGTAAAAGAAGTAAATCCCAAAAAAATATTGTTTATTGCTCATAGAAAAACTATTTTAAATTCTGCTAAAAAAACCTTTGAAAATATAATAAAAAATAAAAAAATGAATATTTATGATGGTAAAAATGAAAAAGAAGAATATTTATTTGCTATGGTTCAAACTTTAAACAAAGATGAGCATTTAAATAATTTTTCTAAAGATTATTTTGATTATATTATAATTGATGAAGTTCATCATAGCGGAGCTAAAACTTATCAGAAAATAATAGAATATTTTAAACCTAAATTTTTTCTTGGAATGACAGCAACTCCAGAAAGAAATGACGATTTTGATATATATAAACTTTTTGACTATAATATAGCTTTTGAAATAAGACTTCACGATGCTTTAAAAGAAAATTTACTTTGTCCATTTCATTATTTTGGAATAAAGGATATTTCAATTGATGGAAAAATTTTAGATGAAAAAGCCAATATTAAAGATTTGACTTTGGATAAAAGAGTAGAACATATTATAGAAAAAAGTAATTATTATGGTTATTCTGGAGATAAATTACATGGATTGATATTTGTTTCTAAAAAGGAAGAAGCTCAAATACTTACTCAAAAGTTAAATGAAAAAGGGATCTCATCAAAAGCTTTATTAAGTGATGATAGTGATGAAATAAGGGAACAAGCTATTAAAGATTTAGAGAATGGGAAATTAAAGTTTTTATTAACTGTAGATATATTTAATGAGGGAGTAGATATTCCTTGTATAAATCAAGTTATTCTATTAAGACCAACAGAGTCTGCTATTGTTTATGTTCAACAAATAGGAAGAGGATTAAGAAAAAATAAGAATAAAGATTATCTTGTAATTTTGGATTTTATTGGAAATTATGAACGGAATTTTTTGATTCCAGTTGGAATTTCACAAAATAATTCTTATGATAAGGATTATTTAAAAAGATTTTTAATAAATGGAACAAATTTAATACCAGGGGAAAGTTCTATTACTTTTGAAAAAATAGTTCAAGAGCAAATATTTGAAAATATAAATAAAGCAATATTTAGTAATCGTAAAAATATAGAGCATGATTATAAATTATTAAAAAAACAATTGGGTAGAATTCCTTTTCTAAATGATTTTTTTGAAAAGAATTTTATAGAACCTAGTGTTATTTTAAAATATAAGAAAACTTATGATGATATTTTACAATTATTTGAAAAAAAAGAAAATTTAGGAAATTTAAATAAAAATGAAAAAAATTATCTAGAGTTTTTATCAGTATTTTTCACTCCCAGTAAAAGAAGTTTTGAAATGGAGATTTTGAGTTATTTTATTTGGAATAAACATGGAAAATTAGAAAATATTCATAAGTTTTTAGAAAATAAATATAATAAAAATTTAAATATAGAATATATTGAAAATGCAATTTTCCATTTGAGTAAAGAAATTTTTACAAGTTTATCCACAATGAAAAAATATACTTCATTCATAGCGAAAAATGAAAATGAATATTTTTTAAATGAAGATTTTATAAATTCTATTGAAAATAATGATTACTTTAGAAAATTAATTGAAGATCTTATTGTTTATAATAAAAATTATGCATTAAAATATTATAGAGAGGCTATGGAAGAAAGTATTATAAAGCATAAAGAATATACAAAACAAGAGGGATTTTGGTATTTAAATATGGATTATAATAATGGATATCAAGTTGGAGGATATACAATTTTTCATGAAGAAAAAAAAGTTTTATTATTTATAGGATTAGAAGATTCAGGAGAAGATTTTATTTATAAAAATAGATTATATTCTAAAAATACATTTAATTGGTTTTCTAAAAAAAATAGAGTTTTAAAAAGAAAAGGGGAATATACAAAAGAAGGATTAATAGGAGAAAATTATTATACTTTAGAAGTTTTTATGAAAAAAAAATCTGGAGAAAATTTTTTTTATATGGGTCAAGTAGGAAAGGTTTTAGAAGCTATAGAACATGTAGATGAAAAAGTTATAGAATATAAATTGCAGTTAAAATATAATATAGAGAAAACTCTTTTTGAATATTTAAATATTTATTGA